In Halogranum gelatinilyticum, the DNA window GCGGCCACGAGCACGTCTCCGCGGCACACGCGAGTACGTTCGAGGTGACGAGCGACGACTGGCTGACACCCGCAGGAGACTGTATCCTCGCCATCGAGGCCGACCGCACCCCGGCGGACTTCGACCCCGCGTTCGTCGACGCCTGCCAGGACACCGACGCCGAGATCACGGCGACCGTCGAGGTCGGCGAGTACACCGAGACCGTCACCGGCCACGGCCACCCCGACCTCACCTTCGAGGGCGACCGGAGTTTGGTCGGACGGACGAGCGACCACACCGACGACCGGACGGTCATGCTCGGTGCCGACTTCGCGGCCGAGGGCTTCGACCGCGACCTCGTCGCCGCTCTCGATGATGGGGCCGAGTTGACGCTGACGCTCTCCGTCGAATAGGCCGCTCTCCTCGCCGCCTCCACGCCGCTTTTGCCCGTTGCGTCCCCATCGGCACCCATGCCCGAGGAACCCGCAGAGAACATCAGCGGCGGCGACGACGGCGGTGGCGCGGACGCGGCGTTCGTCCCCGGCGAGGCCGACACCCGCGCGGCGGCAGTCGTCGACGCCCTCGGCGAGATGTACTGGCAGAAGGCCTACGGCGGCCAGGACGCCTTCACCTGTCTCGTCCGCACCATCCTGAGCCAGAACACGAGCGACAAGGCCAGCCAACCGGCCCACGACAGCCTGATGAACCGCTACGGCGGCGGCGACCTCGCGGCGACGCTCGCCGACGCCGAGCAGTCCGAACTCGCCGAGACTATCCAGTCTGCGGGGCTCTACAACCAGAAGTCAGAGATGATCATCGGTGCGGCCGAAGAGATCGTCGCCGACTTCGGCGGCGCGGCGGCCTTCGACGAGTTCGTCCGCGACGAAGCGCCGTCGACGGTCCGCAGTCGACTCCTCGAAATCCACGGCGTCGGCCCGAAGACGGCAGACTGCGTGCTGCTCTTCGCGGGCGGTCGCGGCGGCGTCTTCCCCGTCGACACCCACGTCCACCGCATCGCTCGTCGGATGGGGCTCGCCCCGCCGGACGCCGACCACGAGGAGGTTCGCGAACACATCGAGCGCGACGTCCCCCCGGAGAAATGTGGCTTCGGCCACACCGCGATGATCCAGTTCGGCCGCGAATACTGTTCGGCCCGCAAGCCAGCGTGTCTCGACGGCCCGGAGGCGTGTCCGCTCTACGACCTGTGTGACAAGGTCGGAATCGACGAACTGGACGGGACTGTCACCGACCCGGCCGAGGCGAACTGACGGCCCGACGCCGACTGCAGCGGCGGCCGCTTACTTGGCCAACTGGGCAACGAGCGCGTCCGCGCTCGCGAGGTTCGTCGCGAGCGGGACGTCGTGCACGTCGCAGATGCGGAGCAGGGCGGTGATGTCCGGCTCGTGCGGCTGGGCGGTCAGCGGGTCACGGAGGAAGACGACGGCCCGACACTCGCCGTCGGCGATCTCGCCGCCGATCTGCATATCGCCACCGAGCGGGCCGGAGGCCTTCCGCTCGATGTCGAGACCCGTCGCCTCCATCAGCTTCTTGCCGGTCGTCCCGGTCGCGATGAGGTCGTACTCTTCGAGGACGTCGGCGTGTTCCTGCACGAACTCGATGAGTTCGGGCTTCTTCTCGTCGTGAGCGATGAGTGCGACGGACATACGTCTCAGTGTGTGAGCGAGTGGTAAGAAGGTTCGTCGTCTCCACGGTCCTCCGAAGCGAGGACTGTGACTACTTGAACCGGAACGTCTCGAGGTTCTTCGGCGCGAAGGTCCGCATATTGAACTCGTGGTAGAGCGACGAGGAGAGGTCCTGCACGGAGCGCTCGTCGCCGTGGACACAGAGCACCTTCTCCGGGCGCGGGTTCATCGTCTTCACGAAGTTCATCAGGCCGTTGCGGTCGGCGTGGCCGGAGAAGCCGTCGACGGTCTCGACGTCCATCTTCAGGGTGAGGGTGCTCGAACGGCCGGGGTCGTTGGGGTCCGAGACGGGAATCTCGTCCCAGCCGGTCTGGATGCGGCGGCCGAGCGTCCCCTGGGCCTGATACCCGACGAAGACGAGCGTCGATTCGGGGTCGCTCCCGAGGTGGCGGAGCCACGACATGATGGGACCGCCGGTGACCATCCCGGAGGTCGAGAGGATGATGGCGGGACCGTCGTCGGTGACTTCCTGGCGTTCGTCCTCGCCGCCGTCGATGTGGTTGAACTCCTCGGCGAGGAAGGGGTTCTCGTCCTCGTGGAAGATGCGGTCCCGAAGGTCGTCACGGAGATACTCGGGGTAGGTGGTGTGGATGGCCGTCGCCTCCCAGATCATCCCGTCGAGGTGGACCGGCATACTCGGAATCTTGCCCGAGCGCATGGCCTCCTCGAGGACGAGCATGATCTCCTGGGAGCGGCCGACGGCGAAGGCCGGAATGACGACCTTCCCGCCCTTGTCGTGGGTCTCGTTGATGATGTCGATGAGGCTCTGCTCCGAATCCTCCTGGTCGGTCTGGTAGTCGTTGCGGCCACCGTAGGTGGATTCGAGGACGAGCGTCTCCACGCGCGGGAAGTCGTTGACCGCGCCGTTGAACAGGCGGGTGTCCTTGTAGTGGATGTCGCCCGAGAACGCGACGTTGTAGAGCCCGTCGCCGATGTGGAAGTGGGTGACGGCGGAGCCGAGAATGTGGCCCGCGTTGTGGAAGGTAAGCTTGACGTCCGGCGCGATGTCGGTCACGTCGCCGTACTCCAGCGGGATGCAGTGCTTGATGGCCTCGCGGACCATCCCCGACTCGTACGGCGGGGTGCGGCCCTCCTTGGCCGCGACGTCGAGGTAGTCCAGCGTGAGCAGCCCCATGAGGTCGCGCGTCGGCTCCGTGCAGTAGATGGGACCGTCGTAGCCGTACTTGAACAGCAGCGGGATGAGCGCGGAGTGGTCGAGGTGGGCGTGGGTCAGGACGACGGCGTCGATGGTGTTGGCACCCGCGCCGAGGGCCTCGGGGACGTGGAGATAGGGGACCTCGTCCTCGGCACCGGGCTTGTCGCCGCAGTCGATGAGGACGCGTGTCTCGGGTGTCGAGAGGACGAAACTCGCGCGGCCGACCTCGCGACAGCAGCCGAGGGTGGTGATGCGGACCCACTCGTCTTTCGACATCTCCTCGCGGTGGATCTGTCTGCCGACGCGTTCGAGGATGTCGCGGCGTTCCTCGCGCTCCTGCTTGAGGAAGTTCCGGACGTTCGAGACGGTCGAGGACTGGATGGGCGGCGTGCGGACGACTTCGGGCGTCCAGCCGACTTCCTGGGTGATCTCGCGGAGCGTCGAGCCGTGACGGCCGATGACCATGCCCGGTTTGGCGGCCTCGATGACGACCTCGCCGGTGTCGGCGTGGAAGTCGAGGTCGGTGACGCCCGCTTCTTCGGGGATGACGTCC includes these proteins:
- a CDS encoding beta-CASP ribonuclease aCPSF1 produces the protein MSSVDKQLDQLKAEIESELPSDITVSDVKYEGPELVVYTRHPKEFARNGDLIRKLASKLRKRITVRPDPDVLSDPRKAEEKIMDVIPEEAGVTDLDFHADTGEVVIEAAKPGMVIGRHGSTLREITQEVGWTPEVVRTPPIQSSTVSNVRNFLKQEREERRDILERVGRQIHREEMSKDEWVRITTLGCCREVGRASFVLSTPETRVLIDCGDKPGAEDEVPYLHVPEALGAGANTIDAVVLTHAHLDHSALIPLLFKYGYDGPIYCTEPTRDLMGLLTLDYLDVAAKEGRTPPYESGMVREAIKHCIPLEYGDVTDIAPDVKLTFHNAGHILGSAVTHFHIGDGLYNVAFSGDIHYKDTRLFNGAVNDFPRVETLVLESTYGGRNDYQTDQEDSEQSLIDIINETHDKGGKVVIPAFAVGRSQEIMLVLEEAMRSGKIPSMPVHLDGMIWEATAIHTTYPEYLRDDLRDRIFHEDENPFLAEEFNHIDGGEDERQEVTDDGPAIILSTSGMVTGGPIMSWLRHLGSDPESTLVFVGYQAQGTLGRRIQTGWDEIPVSDPNDPGRSSTLTLKMDVETVDGFSGHADRNGLMNFVKTMNPRPEKVLCVHGDERSVQDLSSSLYHEFNMRTFAPKNLETFRFK
- the mgsA gene encoding methylglyoxal synthase; translated protein: MSVALIAHDEKKPELIEFVQEHADVLEEYDLIATGTTGKKLMEATGLDIERKASGPLGGDMQIGGEIADGECRAVVFLRDPLTAQPHEPDITALLRICDVHDVPLATNLASADALVAQLAK
- a CDS encoding DUF371 domain-containing protein — encoded protein: MEEEVVRARGHEHVSAAHASTFEVTSDDWLTPAGDCILAIEADRTPADFDPAFVDACQDTDAEITATVEVGEYTETVTGHGHPDLTFEGDRSLVGRTSDHTDDRTVMLGADFAAEGFDRDLVAALDDGAELTLTLSVE
- a CDS encoding endonuclease III domain-containing protein, which produces MPEEPAENISGGDDGGGADAAFVPGEADTRAAAVVDALGEMYWQKAYGGQDAFTCLVRTILSQNTSDKASQPAHDSLMNRYGGGDLAATLADAEQSELAETIQSAGLYNQKSEMIIGAAEEIVADFGGAAAFDEFVRDEAPSTVRSRLLEIHGVGPKTADCVLLFAGGRGGVFPVDTHVHRIARRMGLAPPDADHEEVREHIERDVPPEKCGFGHTAMIQFGREYCSARKPACLDGPEACPLYDLCDKVGIDELDGTVTDPAEAN